The Theobroma cacao cultivar B97-61/B2 chromosome 1, Criollo_cocoa_genome_V2, whole genome shotgun sequence genome contains the following window.
CCCCCCTTAATCACTCGTGGTTGAGCCACATGACTATCATTATTCCAACCAGATTTTCTTTCATGTCACATCCCCCTGGATCTCACCCTAATCTCCTAATTATTCACATAGTTCAAGACTTCAATTCCCCCTTTTAACTTCTCCATTACTTTTCATTCAAATTACATCATTTCTGGTTATGTAAGCTAGCACCCAATAAAAGAGGATGCGGGAGATAAACATAAATCATCACCAATTTACTAAGCATAGCATCTTTTCCTATGTGAGAAAACGAAGGGGTTGATGAAGAGAAGCAGGAGAATAAATATGATGGGAACACAAAAACATACAAAGGGAAAGAGAGAGTGCTCTCTAGATACATGGTCATCACACGaagctttaaaatcatttataacatTAAGTCCGTGAACCTCAGGCCTTGACGCAACAGTTGAAGTAGCTGAGGATACTCCTCCTTGTctgttaaaagaaaaaacatatcAAAAGGCAATGAGGTAATGAACTGAAACTAAAAACCACCATTCAAAAATCGTAGCATCAAAATGGCGTAAAAGGTTAAAAGGTAAGTCGAGTGATCTATCAGTGCATCAATGAACAGAGAATGttccaaaataaataaaacaattgtgttgaattaattaatcagCAACACAACATACCAAGAATAAACACAGAATGAGCCAAAAGTGCCCACTGCCATGAACACATCAGTTGCATGTGCACCACTTGCACTTACGTGTGACCTAAGGAAGGTGTAATATGGACCATATATTAGTTATTGAGATCTAATCCTACGCAAACTTTCTTCAATCTTTTGGCACACATCTCCATCATGCATTCATAggtataaattattaaaaatatttgagaCCACTACCGGACCCCATGAGTCACGAGACTGTTGTCAGCAGGGTTAACTGATACCGACCTGAGAGATTTACGTCCCCTTATTATAAATTACGATCAGTTTTTCCCTAAAAAGAGATTCTAAATGTCCGCATGAACTCTCAAAGTTGATTTCTGTAATCAGAGAAACAGAACAACATGCTCCAAAAGAAATGCTTATCACAAAATTTGTCAAAGTGGAAAAAGTCCAGTGGAGAAAAGTAGACGCATATCTTGACCACTGCATATCATAAATCAACATTGAAACATTATTATTGATTTACTATCTTCAACGTTCTTATCTTTAATTTGTCATAAAGGAATTGGAAACTTATTCTTACAACAACAACAACTAGGTCAATCAAATCAACATGATAAATAATCCTATTTCCTGCTGCCTTGACCAAATCTAACCGGGCTTTATTAAGTGCCAAACCATATGTGCTACAGAGTAAATGCTACCGACTCAGCTAGCAAACATCAAACAAAAGGTTAAATGATCCAGCTAAGCAACTTCCCCACCACCCTAGCACATGGATGCCACTAAAGTTTAtgactttattttctttttattttcttccatcCTACGGCAAAATTCCTCTTTAAAGCTACTaaccaaaaatagaaaagcCATATTTAATGTACAttatctaaaaaatttaataaataaagcatTTGGGAAGTTAGTGGAAGGGGGAATCTTACAGTTGGAGAGTGATGGTTCTGGGGATAATGGTGATGATCATCGCTAGGGGCAGTGCTAACACTGGTTGCAGTCGGATTAATGAACTCTTCTTCATTTCCAAGACTGGCTCTTGAAACTTCCCTCTTGTTCTGCTTCCTCATTTCCCTGATTTTCGAGAAGTCGAGAGAGTAATCAGGCAGCTGTCCCTTCTGCTCCCAGTCCCCAAATTGTGGCACTGATAGCCATGGAGCATTTTTCTGCATAAATTCAAATACAACCCAAAACAATACATCAATTTAATCAACCTCAGCAAATGTATCAATGCTTGTTTTAACTCCAACAAAGCATGCCAAACAATCAATAACTACACCACATATGGAAACAGAATAAACTGTGAAAACTATTTCTTAAAGGGGAAATGACAGCTGCCCGACCACAAGTGCcactaaattttaattcaataaagtACATGCCAATCCTGAGTGGTCCAACTGTTatcaaattacaaaatttggCCTGAAAATTCAATAGCAACAGCTTAACAAAACCCTAAAGGAAAAAGtggctctttttctttcctcactAGCAAGTATCCTTAAAAATATTGCTacttgttaaaaatattatttaaaaaattacatatgtTTGTCCAAAACTATGAAACTTCACATTCACAATCTAATGCATTTCAATTGATATGAAAGTATTCTTCATAATAACACCTTAACAAAGTATTGTAACCTTCACCATTTTTGCTTAAAGAAGTCTCCTAAGAAGCAGAAACGAAGAAACAGGTCTGCAAAAGCTGCAATTAACCCGTCATCGCAATGCTAAGATCTTCTCGATGAACcaattttttcagttttaaCGAGAAAATATTCATTGGGTTTTTAAAGTCAAAAAACTTTATGAATTAGATGGCAGAGAATTCATTAAGGTGCCGTATAAGCCGAATGGCACAACTCTGGAGACAACGTTACAAAATCGACCGAAGGAAACCCAAAAAATAGTCCTCGTATCTCCAAAAAAACTGTTTCTAAGCATTCCCGTTTCTTTTCCCTGTCCCAACTCTGCCATTATCGATTTTTTCGTCGAATAAACTTGAAGAATATACATATAGTACTagcttttttatttaaaaagaaaaagaaggtgGCAGCTTTGACTGGTCCACAGCTTTAAACAAAGTGACATTATTACTTGGTTGAAtgtctgaaaaaaaaaaaagtaaaagggaaagaaaaataaaagaatatcgACTTTTGAGACTAGAAAGGAAATCAGAAAGTGACCCTTAAATAATATTAGccaaagcaaaaagaaaaaaaatacttgaatATGTAAAAATCGAAATCATTTTCGTCCATGACTGAACTTCTAAATGTTgaaatatcaaaaaaaaaaaagatttcaaaGGAACTGCAACTCCAAGACTCCAACTTCAACTGATTATTAGAACATCTGAATCTCCAAGAGTTCTTATATAGATAAAGAAAAAGCTTCCCTGAGTTCATTTACCTCCCTTATTCTCAACAACATATGAAAGAGCTATAAACAAAAGAACTCACCTCCTTACGATCTTCCATGCTTgatacaaagaaaagaaaaaaaggtgaaCTTCCCAACGTTTGAAAGAGTTATATCAATCTAAGCTATCAACTGCTATGAcgaaagagaaacaagaagcAGGGAAAGAAAGGGGCCTTTgttttgaaagagaaaagagaattgTGGGATTGAATGAGCTCTTTCCTTACAGCACAATGACAGCACCAAATGGGGTTTTCTGATGGGAACACTAACCAGCACGTAAGGAAATCAATCACTCTTTCTGCCTTTTGTTTTATATACGTTTCAATTCTCAATAATGGGCTTGACTTTTTGTTGAAATTACACGGAATGCCACTCTTTTGGACACGCTTTACCTACGTCGTTTTAGCGTTTTGTACTTCtcttttcttacatttttcCGTGGCGCAGTTTGCTAGCTGTCTCTAGAAGGGAAGAATCCAACATTTTTCCGCAACGCGGTTTCAGGTGTTAGAACGATGTCGTTTTATATGCTTTTGAGTTCCTTCGATTTCATGCCACCACACATTAAGACTTAGGAAGAACTGTTGATTTAGGCAAATGGAAGTTAGCTTCTGCCGTAAGTAAGAGATTGTAACATCCTTTATTCATATATTCAGATTCAAAAGAATTTGCTGATCAACCAAATAGGCCTACACCCTTTGGGTAGGAatgaaaaaatggaaaatggtAGAAAGTAGCAGCCAACCTAACGAGCAAGGGCGTCCCCACCCCACGCCAGACATAAACCGGGCCAAAGGATACGCTGTTTGCCCTCTCAGTGGCTTCACCCTGTCCTGTCCTTCACTCACTGCCCCGAGGGAGGTTGAGCCAGCCAGAAGTGACagattgattgattgattgGGTCCTTTAAGTTGAtttggaaaatgagttagaaTTAGAAATAGAATCTCTCTTCTAAAATAGTGCAAGGACgtcaatattataattcaGTCCACATGTCCTTGAGAAAAGTATCCAACAAACGGTGGTGACGCCACTTTTGTTAAACTCATAAATAATTTCTTCGAATGTGTGCTTTAGGCCAAAGTCTGAAACAAAACGGAGGATTCGCTACAAGATCATTCAACCCACCTACGTCATCATCATATTTAATACTCCTACTTTGTTCACTgctttaattttccttttattaaaaaaaataataattatatataagtTTAATGTTGTTAAGTATCACTCTTGAATTAGTCTATGATATTAGTAACTATGAAGGACTTTTCACATGAGA
Protein-coding sequences here:
- the LOC18611682 gene encoding uncharacterized protein LOC18611682 isoform X1; amino-acid sequence: MEDRKEKNAPWLSVPQFGDWEQKGQLPDYSLDFSKIREMRKQNKREVSRASLGNEEEFINPTATSVSTAPSDDHHHYPQNHHSPTTRRSILSYFNCCVKA
- the LOC18611682 gene encoding uncharacterized protein LOC18611682 isoform X2 — its product is MEDRKEKNAPWLSVPQFGDWEQKGQLPDYSLDFSKIREMRKQNKREVSRASLGNEEEFINPTATSVSTAPSDDHHHYPQNHHSPTVTRKCKWCTCN